One region of Exiguobacterium acetylicum genomic DNA includes:
- a CDS encoding ABC transporter permease: protein MLRFVINQWRRQRGKFILTLVGALIISAGLSLMFNLTDSSQGTVEQTLQKKWSSAYDIVVRPKGSQLASESNDLLEPNYLNGIDGGISFKQYETIKKMNDIAIAAPVAVMGYVKLGLRVDGQWDVPDKPGFYRLRETLTSPNGFGEKILSDEAVYSVNGNQNARVADIPGVFTTKSTSRIIYPRTFSLLVAIDPEAEAKLVGLDRSIIPIKGNSRYFTKNDKATEKADPNTIPILLNPNSFNQGTFQYSIERLDVPFGTQKQQNTFYSKIPKDFTPAFEMLNEIPSKTIKKFTISSKDVEQKFFNTLTNTSTKNIQSSRLDDATIADYLQLEITTGPLTYQSEKSPYAARWSNAYQVESQKIQVTNPFLKDINSLPKTGYRSTHSLEKKVKDTMGSGNDIYYSPGFSMNVIGLYDPNKIRVSKDPLNELPMETYRPSSADLVLDANRKPINPAKSINTSGDPVGLLTNSPNMLTTLDSAQQYRGNKSISSIRLKIKGGETLSEESDQLLQQIKATIERDPGLVATITKGSSPQPVVTKVVEQGKTLGWIEQPWVHIGAAMTIFRETSVGFSGVIFAMLAVAIVYVLATSYVSMLARRKEFAVLLALGWRTKDLYKIVLIEAAILAGFVSTIALIVEGIFSYVRNEAMNGWSLLWIALFSLVIYLAGATWSAWTIRRISPYEAIKTGEYAKAARVGLKLRSTVTLALKELIGKWKRNSLSVLSIALPTALLTFFLFVTFHLQGVLYTSWLGQFVALQVGPMHYVTMGVAITIAILTTGEIMWQNVTDRRASLAVLKALGWTNGAIRQLIVLEGFLVGLISGVIGLIVAYTTIYVLYDLVPWNEPLLIGVSLALPILFGVIAAFIPAQLAARVQPYQELKDAG from the coding sequence ATGTTACGCTTCGTCATCAATCAATGGCGCCGGCAGCGCGGGAAGTTCATCCTGACGCTCGTCGGTGCCCTCATCATCAGTGCCGGACTCAGTTTGATGTTCAATCTTACCGACTCCAGTCAAGGAACGGTCGAACAGACGTTACAAAAAAAATGGTCGTCTGCGTATGACATCGTCGTCCGACCGAAGGGAAGTCAGCTTGCAAGTGAGTCGAACGATTTACTGGAACCGAACTATTTGAATGGAATCGATGGTGGGATTTCCTTCAAACAATACGAAACCATCAAGAAAATGAACGACATTGCCATTGCGGCACCGGTTGCTGTGATGGGTTATGTCAAACTTGGCTTACGCGTTGATGGGCAATGGGACGTTCCCGATAAACCTGGCTTTTACCGTTTGAGAGAAACGCTGACATCACCTAACGGTTTCGGGGAAAAAATCCTAAGCGACGAAGCCGTTTATAGTGTCAATGGCAATCAAAACGCACGAGTTGCTGATATACCAGGAGTCTTTACAACTAAGTCCACGTCGCGAATCATCTATCCTCGAACATTCAGCTTGCTGGTGGCAATTGATCCTGAAGCTGAAGCCAAGTTAGTAGGTCTTGACCGTAGCATCATTCCTATAAAAGGAAATAGTCGCTATTTTACTAAAAATGATAAAGCAACCGAAAAAGCAGATCCAAATACGATACCAATTCTTTTAAATCCAAATTCATTCAATCAAGGGACTTTTCAGTATTCAATCGAACGACTAGATGTTCCATTCGGTACACAAAAACAACAAAATACATTTTATTCAAAGATTCCAAAGGATTTTACACCTGCGTTTGAGATGCTGAATGAGATTCCAAGTAAAACAATCAAAAAATTTACGATCTCTTCAAAAGATGTTGAGCAAAAATTTTTTAACACTTTAACGAATACTTCAACAAAAAATATCCAATCATCACGATTGGATGATGCAACGATTGCTGATTACTTACAACTCGAAATCACAACTGGACCGCTAACGTACCAATCTGAAAAAAGTCCGTATGCCGCGCGTTGGTCAAATGCCTATCAAGTTGAGAGTCAGAAAATTCAAGTCACGAATCCATTTTTAAAGGATATAAACTCTTTACCTAAAACCGGATATCGTTCCACGCATTCGTTAGAAAAAAAAGTAAAAGACACTATGGGTAGCGGGAATGATATTTATTATTCTCCCGGCTTTTCAATGAATGTCATCGGACTTTATGATCCTAACAAAATTCGTGTATCAAAAGATCCACTTAATGAGTTACCGATGGAGACATATCGTCCTTCTTCAGCTGATCTGGTCTTAGATGCAAACAGAAAACCAATCAATCCAGCTAAATCTATCAATACTTCAGGCGACCCAGTCGGATTACTGACTAACTCACCGAATATGTTGACGACTTTAGACAGTGCACAGCAATATCGAGGCAACAAATCGATCTCATCGATTCGTCTAAAAATTAAAGGTGGCGAAACACTCAGCGAAGAGTCCGATCAACTCTTACAACAAATCAAAGCAACCATCGAGAGAGATCCTGGTCTTGTCGCTACGATCACTAAGGGTTCTTCCCCACAACCGGTCGTCACGAAAGTCGTCGAACAAGGCAAAACACTCGGTTGGATCGAACAACCATGGGTTCATATCGGTGCTGCGATGACGATTTTCCGCGAGACGAGCGTCGGGTTCTCCGGTGTCATCTTCGCGATGCTCGCCGTCGCGATCGTCTATGTCCTCGCGACGAGTTATGTTTCGATGCTCGCCCGCCGGAAAGAATTTGCCGTTTTACTCGCACTCGGCTGGCGGACGAAGGATCTCTACAAAATCGTCTTGATTGAGGCGGCGATTCTCGCCGGATTCGTTTCAACAATCGCCCTGATCGTCGAAGGGATCTTCTCATATGTCCGTAACGAAGCGATGAACGGCTGGAGTCTTCTCTGGATCGCGCTGTTCAGTCTCGTCATCTACCTGGCAGGTGCGACGTGGTCAGCGTGGACGATTCGCCGCATCTCACCGTACGAAGCGATCAAGACCGGTGAATACGCGAAAGCGGCTCGTGTCGGACTGAAACTTCGTTCGACCGTGACACTTGCACTAAAGGAACTGATCGGGAAATGGAAGCGCAATAGCCTGTCCGTCCTCTCGATTGCTTTACCGACAGCTCTCTTAACCTTCTTCCTGTTCGTGACATTCCATTTACAAGGTGTCCTCTATACATCGTGGCTCGGACAATTCGTTGCCCTGCAAGTCGGTCCAATGCATTACGTAACGATGGGTGTTGCAATTACGATCGCCATTTTAACGACGGGTGAGATCATGTGGCAAAACGTCACCGATCGCCGTGCTTCACTCGCTGTCTTAAAAGCACTCGGCTGGACGAACGGTGCGATCCGACAGTTGATTGTCCTCGAAGGTTTCCTTGTTGGTCTGATTTCTGGAGTCATTGGGCTGATTGTTGCCTACACGACGATTTATGTCTTATACGACCTTGTTCCATGGAATGAGCCTTTGTTGATTGGCGTATCGCTCGCCTTACCGATTCTGTTCGGTGTCATTGCGGCGTTCATCCCAGCACAACTGGCCGCACGTGTTCAACCGTATCAAGAACTAAAGGACGCAGGATAA
- a CDS encoding LlsX family protein — MKKRLLRIATEIIVGILVSTVLFSFVIYFGYTEASARNSAITIFGLEIFNFENGTETPNSNNMMILGSVCSFLFVIIGEFLFGRKKTVLNRAT; from the coding sequence ATGAAAAAGAGGCTATTAAGAATCGCTACAGAAATTATTGTCGGTATATTAGTTTCTACAGTTCTATTTTCTTTCGTTATCTATTTCGGATATACAGAAGCCTCCGCACGCAATAGTGCAATAACTATCTTCGGATTAGAAATCTTTAATTTTGAAAATGGTACAGAAACTCCTAATTCAAACAATATGATGATACTCGGCAGTGTGTGTTCTTTTCTATTTGTCATTATTGGAGAGTTTTTATTCGGACGAAAGAAAACTGTTTTGAATAGAGCAACATAA
- a CDS encoding NUDIX hydrolase, which translates to MFPTSIYSLSAGAVVLNDQNEILLIQGPDRGWEFPGGIVEPGESAADGIIREVKEESGIEIEIVKFCGIYQNLEANVCATCWLAKAIGGQLQTSSESLAVGFFPLEEVLRRVTWSNFSERILHILDEQSHPFFVAFTP; encoded by the coding sequence ATGTTCCCGACATCGATTTATTCGTTATCAGCAGGAGCGGTCGTCTTGAATGACCAAAACGAGATTCTTTTGATCCAAGGACCGGATCGCGGCTGGGAGTTTCCGGGTGGCATCGTCGAGCCTGGGGAAAGTGCAGCTGACGGTATCATTCGCGAAGTCAAAGAAGAGTCTGGAATTGAGATTGAAATCGTGAAATTTTGCGGCATCTATCAAAACCTCGAGGCGAATGTCTGTGCGACCTGTTGGCTTGCAAAAGCGATTGGTGGTCAACTGCAGACGAGCAGTGAAAGTTTAGCAGTCGGTTTTTTCCCGCTCGAAGAAGTGTTACGACGCGTAACGTGGTCGAACTTCAGCGAACGAATCTTACATATCTTAGATGAACAGTCTCATCCATTTTTCGTAGCCTTTACCCCATAA
- a CDS encoding ABC transporter permease, whose product MFRFVLNQWRRQRGKFILTLVGALIISAGLSLMFNLTDSSQGTVEQTLQKKWSSAYDIVVRPKGSQMTTESSKLLEPNYLNGINGGISFKQYQQIKQMDAIDIAAPVAVMGYANIGISIPNQIHFPDEPGIYRLSNSHYGAGGFSKELIAQDGAYFSTMEEPLVPPNTRLIHLQDPKGFSSIQPFTYSLIVGIDPEAEAQLVGLDKSILNQKKFRYFNQEDVPSASKKSSNEFNIPVLINPKSFNTGYSQFKLEQVNVDLKTKQARDTFYQRLAQSNAPQPLDQEKRKIIQDIKVDASKVESAFFDSLLGQKTKVFPHSEANTNAQLVAQTGSLTYQTVKSPFPTRWENAYEVHTAPTAFKNAILPSSYLPKRGFRTVDSYEIKMKKSDGSAFKSMNPYLTFNVVGLYDPNKINVSKDPLNELPMETYRPSAASIVLDSKNEPVNPAQPINTTGNPIGLLTNSPNVLTTVDSVQEVMGDQSISSIRLKVKGASTVGEQSDKTLQRIKSEIEQETGLIATITKGSSPQPVVTKVVDDEKTLGWIEQPWIHIGAAMTIFRETSVGFSGVIFAMLAVAIVYVLATSYVSMLARRKEFAVLLALGWRTKDLYKIVLIEAAILAGFVSTIALIVEGIFSIVRREAMNGWSLLWIALFSLVIYLAGAIWSAWTIRRISPYEAIKTGEYAKAARVGLKLRSTVTLALKELIGKWKRNSLSVLSIALPTALLTFFLFVTFHLQGVLYTSWLGQFVALQVGPMHYVTMGVAITIAILTTGEIMWQNVTDRRASLAVLKALGWTNKAIRQLIVLEGFLIGLFSGIVGLLIAYTTIYTLYDLVPWNEPLLIGVSLALPILFGIIAAIIPAQLAARVQPYQELKDAA is encoded by the coding sequence ATGTTCCGTTTTGTCTTAAATCAATGGCGCCGGCAGCGCGGGAAATTCATCCTGACGCTTGTCGGTGCACTGATCATCAGTGCCGGGCTCAGTTTGATGTTCAACTTGACGGACTCCAGTCAAGGAACGGTCGAACAGACGTTACAAAAGAAATGGTCGTCTGCGTATGATATCGTCGTGCGACCGAAAGGCAGTCAGATGACGACCGAGTCGAGTAAGTTACTCGAACCGAATTATCTCAATGGAATCAATGGTGGGATTTCGTTTAAACAATATCAACAAATCAAACAAATGGATGCGATTGATATCGCAGCCCCGGTGGCTGTCATGGGATACGCCAATATTGGCATCTCGATTCCAAATCAAATCCACTTTCCGGATGAGCCTGGTATTTATCGACTGAGTAATTCACATTATGGTGCTGGTGGATTTTCGAAAGAACTCATTGCACAGGATGGTGCCTACTTTTCAACTATGGAAGAGCCGCTCGTTCCTCCGAATACGCGATTGATCCATCTTCAAGATCCGAAAGGTTTTTCATCCATACAACCCTTTACCTATAGTCTTATCGTCGGAATCGATCCGGAGGCGGAAGCGCAACTCGTCGGTTTGGATAAGAGCATCCTCAATCAGAAGAAGTTTCGTTACTTCAACCAGGAGGATGTCCCCTCAGCCAGCAAGAAGAGTTCCAATGAATTCAATATCCCGGTATTGATTAATCCAAAATCCTTCAATACGGGGTATAGTCAATTTAAGTTAGAACAAGTTAACGTCGATCTGAAAACGAAACAAGCACGCGACACATTTTATCAACGACTAGCTCAATCGAACGCTCCTCAACCTCTCGATCAAGAAAAACGAAAGATCATCCAAGACATTAAAGTCGATGCCTCTAAAGTCGAGAGCGCTTTTTTTGATTCCCTACTCGGTCAAAAAACTAAGGTATTTCCGCATTCGGAAGCAAATACTAACGCTCAACTCGTCGCCCAGACAGGCTCATTGACTTATCAAACGGTGAAGAGTCCGTTCCCTACACGATGGGAGAATGCTTATGAAGTACACACAGCACCTACTGCATTCAAAAATGCTATATTACCATCCTCTTATCTTCCGAAGCGTGGCTTCCGGACGGTAGATTCTTATGAAATAAAAATGAAAAAATCGGATGGATCTGCTTTTAAGTCAATGAATCCTTATCTGACGTTTAATGTCGTCGGTTTGTATGATCCGAACAAGATCAATGTCTCCAAAGATCCATTAAACGAATTACCGATGGAGACCTATCGACCATCGGCTGCGAGTATCGTACTTGACTCAAAAAATGAACCGGTCAATCCTGCCCAACCGATCAACACGACCGGGAATCCAATTGGTCTGTTGACGAACTCTCCAAACGTTCTTACGACAGTCGATAGTGTCCAAGAGGTGATGGGCGATCAATCGATTTCATCGATCCGATTGAAAGTAAAGGGGGCTTCTACTGTCGGTGAACAGTCAGATAAAACCTTACAACGTATCAAGTCGGAAATCGAACAAGAGACTGGTCTTATCGCTACGATCACCAAAGGTTCCTCTCCTCAACCCGTCGTCACGAAGGTCGTCGATGACGAGAAGACGCTCGGTTGGATCGAACAACCGTGGATCCACATCGGCGCTGCGATGACGATCTTCCGCGAGACGAGTGTCGGGTTCTCAGGTGTCATCTTCGCGATGCTCGCCGTCGCGATCGTCTATGTCCTCGCGACGAGTTATGTCTCAATGCTCGCGCGCAGAAAAGAATTCGCTGTTTTACTCGCACTCGGCTGGCGGACGAAGGATCTCTATAAAATCGTCTTGATCGAGGCGGCGATCCTCGCCGGATTCGTTTCAACAATCGCCTTGATCGTCGAAGGTATCTTCTCAATCGTTCGGAGAGAAGCGATGAACGGCTGGAGTCTCCTCTGGATCGCACTGTTCAGTCTCGTCATTTACCTGGCTGGCGCAATCTGGTCGGCGTGGACGATTCGACGGATCTCACCGTACGAAGCAATCAAGACCGGTGAATACGCGAAAGCCGCTCGCGTCGGACTGAAACTTCGTTCGACGGTGACACTCGCACTAAAGGAACTGATCGGGAAATGGAAGCGCAATAGCTTATCCGTCCTCTCAATCGCTCTCCCAACGGCACTGCTGACGTTCTTCTTATTCGTGACGTTCCATTTACAAGGAGTGCTTTATACATCGTGGCTTGGTCAATTCGTTGCCCTGCAAGTCGGTCCGATGCATTACGTGACGATGGGTGTTGCGATCACGATCGCTATTTTGACGACGGGAGAGATTATGTGGCAAAACGTCACCGATCGCCGGGCTTCGCTCGCCGTCTTAAAAGCACTCGGCTGGACGAACAAAGCGATTCGTCAGTTGATCGTCCTTGAAGGTTTCTTAATCGGACTCTTTT